From Granulicella sp. WH15, the proteins below share one genomic window:
- a CDS encoding c-type cytochrome yields the protein MNSKQNLVFRAAMVFLVCSVAGLNGCKRIHGRPGPDPEVPRPEQVLSFDVLYKQNCAACHGENGQHGASLALNNPVYLAVAREENLRNVIAKGAPSTLMPPFAIGSGGTLTDQQVGILTRGMVERWSTPAISLQTPPPYRSELQGDAQRGHQAFASFCSRCHGASGEGGSIPEMPAAGKVGSIVDPAYLALMSDQGLRSIVIAGRSDEGMPDWRSDGAQAMTDQQITDILSWLASQRVADPGQPYRSHP from the coding sequence ATGAACTCGAAGCAAAATCTCGTTTTTCGTGCCGCGATGGTCTTTCTGGTCTGTAGCGTCGCTGGCCTGAATGGATGTAAGCGTATCCATGGACGGCCCGGCCCTGACCCGGAGGTTCCGCGACCCGAGCAGGTACTCTCCTTTGACGTCCTCTATAAACAGAACTGCGCGGCTTGTCACGGAGAGAACGGTCAGCATGGAGCCTCCCTTGCCCTCAATAACCCCGTCTACCTCGCAGTCGCAAGGGAGGAAAATCTTCGCAATGTGATCGCGAAGGGAGCCCCCTCGACCTTGATGCCTCCCTTTGCTATCGGCTCCGGAGGAACGTTGACGGATCAGCAGGTCGGCATCCTTACGCGGGGAATGGTTGAGCGATGGAGCACTCCGGCGATTTCCCTGCAGACTCCCCCGCCCTATAGAAGTGAGCTACAAGGCGATGCTCAAAGAGGACATCAGGCGTTTGCCTCCTTTTGTTCCCGATGCCATGGAGCATCCGGAGAAGGCGGGTCCATTCCAGAGATGCCCGCTGCGGGCAAGGTCGGGTCGATCGTCGATCCTGCGTATTTGGCTCTGATGAGCGATCAAGGACTAAGGAGCATCGTGATTGCCGGGCGATCGGATGAAGGCATGCCTGATTGGCGTTCGGATGGAGCTCAGGCCATGACGGATCAGCAGATCACCGACATCCTGAGTTGGCTCGCGTCGCAACGTGTCGCAGATCCAGGTCAACCGTACCGTTCGCACCCGTAA